The genomic segment TTAACAAACCGGTTATACCAGTGAACACGGAATACGTAACGCGTAAAGAGTTTAACGAGTACAAAAACTCAAACGACCAACGACTTACAAAGATTGAAACCACTTTGGCCGCCCAAGGTGAACAAATCAACAAATTGACTCAAACTGTTGAAAAACAAGGCGAGCAAATCAATCAATTAGTTCAAGTTGTGCTTCTTCACGGTGAACAAATCAACAAATTAACTCAAACTGTTGAAAAACAGGGCGAGCAAATTAAAGAACTTCAAATCGAGCAAAAAGCTCAGGGCGAAACCTTAAAGCTAATCTTGCAAACGCTGCAAAAGATGAGCGATCGCTTGGACAAGATGGAAGTAAAAATGGACAAAATGGAAGTAAAAATGGACAAAATGGAAGTAAAAATGGACAAAATGGAAGTAAAAATGGACAAAATGGAAAAAAGAATAGACAAACTTGAGTCCAAATAACCAATGCTCAGAAATAAAAATACCAACAGTGAAACCTAAAGATGCGGCGCTGTTGGTATTTTTTTCAATTCACATAAATAAAAAAGCCATCTGCCCAAGGTGAAAAAAACAGACGGCTTTTTGGCGATTTTGAAATTAACAGCAAGTTGTAACTTTTAGTGATTTGAATGAAAGGAATATATGACCTTTATTCTTTTAAAAAAAGAGATACATCAATTGTGCTGAAAGCCATTGCGTTAACATAAATAAATTAAGACATAAAAAATAAACACATTAATCAAATAAGTGTGGGAACAGAAAATTAGGCTTTCAACACAAAATTTTCGTTTTCCTGCCCCCACTAAATAAATTGAGTTGGGTTTTAAAAAGCGTCAAAAATTTTAATTTAGTTTTTGCTACTTTCCCCTCCCCCTCACGGGTGAAAACCCCGGCGCTTGGGCCTTAGTGCGCGATAACATTGCCAAGGGCATCACTGCCGGTAGTAACACCCAACAAACCACGTATGATCCCACCCGAACCGAGGCCACCTTGACCACCGCCACCACCTTTGCGTTACGCCGGTATGACCTCGCCGGGCGCGCCTTATACGACCTCGATTTTTCGAAGTTAAACCCACAAACGCCCACGCGCGACCAAACCGGGCAGATCACCTTTAACCCCTTTGGCGGCTTTGGGCTGAGTGGGGCTGCACCCCAACAGTGAA from the Mycoplasmoides pneumoniae FH genome contains:
- a CDS encoding DUF16 domain-containing protein; translation: MKEKIPFYNEKEFHDMVKKTKKGTFSGWYIIDKDNNSVEFSGKFNRQFKLNKPVIPVNTEYVTRKEFNEYKNSNDQRLTKIETTLAAQGEQINKLTQTVEKQGEQINQLVQVVLLHGEQINKLTQTVEKQGEQIKELQIEQKAQGETLKLILQTLQKMSDRLDKMEVKMDKMEVKMDKMEVKMDKMEVKMDKMEKRIDKLESK